The following proteins are co-located in the Siansivirga zeaxanthinifaciens CC-SAMT-1 genome:
- a CDS encoding S8 family serine peptidase, which yields MQDLTMNNKVCLFCLVISLTTFNIFSQTKAEKDKIISNYNLDKIQNLKSVINEKNKLKELRVSTFLKNNDQISYKMKINGKTYMINDIVDGKPVYITTHNLNSAKATKTDKLHTGGGLGLNLEGLNMNIGVWDEESVRGTHNEFKDDQTIPKSRVVYPEFPGAFFGPISDHATHVAGTLVAKGADPKAKGMAPKATLRSYDWILDDSEALNEAANGLLISNHSYGVPIFSSGNQQISAQNIGSYTSDARIWDDVAYNAPYYLAVNSAGNEGIETYTGGLAPGFDKLTQNKTAKNNLVVANANPILNATTGALTILAINSNSSQGPTDDFRVKPDIAGDGTNVYSSTDANDSDYSTFSGTSMASPNVAGSLLLLQEYYNQLNSNYMRASTLKGLVCHTAIDDNTRKGPDGIFGWGLLNAEDAALIIKGNNEGTALIREITINNGDTYTYEFFADSGVELRASICWTDPPGDISSSPNNVLSPRLENDLDLRLEDTNNIVFLPWKLNSANVAGAAIKGDNNVDNIERIDITNPTAGNYALTVSHKGSLKDGAQTFSLIITGANLTLGTDDKNNLIETAIWPIPTTDKLYIDFKENLEKNTRITVYNVLGNLVFDDLVKDPKGNRYSINTSKLSKGIYFLNISNQTSKYTKKIIIK from the coding sequence ATGCAGGATTTAACAATGAATAACAAAGTTTGTCTTTTTTGCCTTGTCATAAGTTTAACAACTTTTAATATATTTTCTCAAACCAAAGCTGAGAAGGATAAGATTATATCTAATTATAATTTAGATAAAATTCAAAATCTAAAATCAGTAATAAATGAGAAAAATAAATTGAAAGAGTTGAGAGTTTCTACTTTTCTCAAGAATAACGATCAAATATCATATAAAATGAAAATAAATGGTAAAACATATATGATTAATGATATTGTTGATGGAAAGCCAGTTTATATAACTACTCACAATTTAAATAGTGCCAAGGCAACTAAGACTGACAAATTACATACAGGTGGTGGTTTAGGATTAAATCTAGAAGGGTTAAACATGAATATTGGCGTTTGGGATGAAGAAAGTGTGCGTGGTACGCACAATGAATTTAAAGATGATCAAACCATCCCAAAATCTAGAGTTGTATACCCAGAATTTCCAGGTGCTTTTTTTGGACCAATTAGCGACCATGCTACACATGTGGCAGGTACTCTTGTAGCCAAAGGTGCAGATCCTAAAGCTAAAGGAATGGCTCCAAAAGCTACCTTGAGATCTTATGATTGGATACTAGATGATAGTGAGGCTTTAAATGAAGCAGCAAACGGATTGCTAATTTCTAATCATTCATATGGAGTACCAATATTCTCGTCAGGTAACCAACAAATATCTGCTCAAAATATTGGATCTTATACTTCTGATGCAAGAATATGGGATGATGTTGCATATAATGCACCTTACTATTTAGCTGTTAATTCTGCAGGAAATGAGGGAATTGAAACGTACACTGGAGGTCTTGCTCCAGGATTCGATAAATTAACTCAAAATAAAACTGCTAAAAATAATCTAGTAGTAGCTAATGCTAATCCTATACTAAATGCAACAACTGGAGCACTAACCATACTAGCAATTAACAGCAATAGTAGTCAAGGACCAACAGATGATTTCCGAGTTAAACCAGATATTGCTGGAGATGGAACAAACGTTTACTCAAGTACAGACGCTAATGATTCAGATTACAGTACATTTTCTGGTACATCAATGGCCTCTCCTAATGTTGCTGGCTCATTACTATTATTACAAGAGTATTATAATCAGCTTAATTCTAACTACATGAGAGCATCTACCTTAAAGGGTCTTGTATGCCACACAGCAATTGATGACAACACCAGAAAAGGACCTGATGGTATTTTTGGTTGGGGTCTATTAAATGCTGAAGATGCAGCATTGATTATAAAGGGTAATAATGAAGGAACCGCTTTAATTAGAGAAATTACAATTAATAATGGGGATACTTATACATATGAGTTCTTTGCTGATTCTGGTGTTGAATTACGAGCATCTATTTGTTGGACAGATCCTCCAGGGGATATATCATCGAGCCCTAATAATGTACTTTCTCCTAGGTTAGAAAATGATCTAGATTTAAGGTTAGAGGATACTAATAATATCGTTTTTTTACCTTGGAAATTAAATAGTGCAAATGTTGCAGGTGCAGCGATAAAAGGTGATAACAATGTAGATAATATTGAAAGGATAGATATTACAAACCCTACTGCTGGTAACTACGCTTTAACTGTATCTCATAAAGGTTCGTTAAAAGATGGAGCCCAGACCTTTTCGTTGATAATTACAGGAGCAAACTTGACATTGGGTACTGATGATAAAAACAATCTAATTGAAACTGCGATTTGGCCAATACCTACGACCGATAAACTGTATATTGATTTCAAAGAAAATTTGGAAAAAAATACCAGAATTACAGTATATAACGTATTAGGAAATTTGGTATTCGATGATTTAGTGAAAGATCCTAAAGGAAATAGGTATTCAATAAACACATCAAAATTATCAAAAGGTATTTATTTTTTAAATATTTCAAATCAAACTTCAAAATACACAAAAAAAATTATAATAAAATAA
- the rlmB gene encoding 23S rRNA (guanosine(2251)-2'-O)-methyltransferase RlmB — MQDQTQIFGIRAIIEAINAGEIIDKVFLQKGLKGELFSELEFVLRQKSINSSYVPVEKLNRLTKGNHQGAVAQISPIAFHDLETLVTEVVESGKTPLFLLLDQLSDVRNFGAIIRTAECTGVNGIIIQKKGGAPVNGDTIKTSAGAVFKVPICKVDHIKDAVFFMQASDIKVIAATEKTNDTLYDVSFKEPCAIIMGSEDRGINPSILKVVDAKAKLPLLGDIESLNVSVACGAFLYEAVRQRL, encoded by the coding sequence ATGCAAGATCAAACACAAATATTTGGTATTAGAGCCATAATAGAAGCTATTAATGCTGGTGAAATTATAGATAAAGTATTCCTTCAAAAAGGACTAAAAGGCGAATTGTTCTCGGAGTTAGAATTTGTGCTGCGTCAAAAATCTATTAATTCATCTTATGTTCCTGTCGAGAAATTAAACAGACTTACCAAAGGGAATCACCAAGGGGCTGTGGCTCAAATTTCGCCTATTGCTTTTCACGATTTAGAAACTTTAGTAACCGAAGTTGTTGAATCTGGCAAAACACCATTATTCCTTTTGTTAGATCAACTAAGTGATGTGCGTAACTTTGGAGCAATTATCCGTACTGCAGAATGTACCGGTGTAAATGGTATTATAATACAAAAAAAGGGCGGCGCTCCTGTTAATGGTGATACTATTAAAACAAGTGCTGGAGCTGTTTTTAAAGTGCCAATTTGTAAAGTAGATCACATAAAAGACGCTGTTTTTTTCATGCAAGCATCAGATATAAAAGTAATAGCAGCTACAGAGAAAACAAACGACACACTTTACGATGTTTCTTTTAAAGAACCTTGTGCCATCATTATGGGGTCTGAAGATCGTGGTATAAACCCTTCTATTTTAAAGGTAGTTGATGCTAAAGCTAAATTGCCATTATTGGGCGATATAGAATCTTTAAACGTATCGGTGGCTTGTGGAGCCTTTCTTTACGAGGCTGTAAGGCAACGTCTTTAA
- a CDS encoding rhomboid family intramembrane serine protease has product MKNQEHFKFSLGVVAYPLFSVLFLWMVFWFQVRFGYHFSKYGIYPQTLKGLRGVFFSPFIHGSLQHLYHNSIPLLVLGMSLFYFYRAIAWKVICYGILLSGFLTWCIGRPSFHIGASGLVYVLVSFIFFKGVFAKHYRLIALSLLVVFLYGSMIWYTLPIERGISWEGHMSGLITGLLFAFIFRSQIAKPKKFEWEHKDFNEDNDPFLKHFDENGNFIELPEPEVEEEQPTVIYTYKENKD; this is encoded by the coding sequence ATGAAAAACCAAGAACATTTTAAATTCTCACTGGGCGTAGTTGCTTATCCGTTGTTTTCGGTGCTTTTTTTATGGATGGTTTTTTGGTTTCAAGTTCGGTTTGGATATCATTTTAGTAAATATGGTATTTATCCTCAAACTTTAAAAGGATTGCGGGGCGTTTTTTTTAGTCCGTTTATTCATGGAAGTTTACAGCATTTATATCATAACAGTATCCCTTTATTGGTATTAGGGATGTCCCTTTTTTACTTTTATCGCGCCATCGCTTGGAAAGTAATATGTTATGGTATTTTGCTATCTGGTTTTTTAACGTGGTGTATTGGCAGGCCTTCCTTTCATATTGGTGCCAGCGGCCTAGTTTATGTTTTGGTAAGTTTTATTTTTTTTAAAGGTGTTTTTGCAAAGCATTACCGTTTAATTGCTTTATCGCTTTTAGTTGTTTTTTTATACGGAAGTATGATTTGGTATACTTTACCCATAGAACGCGGTATTTCCTGGGAAGGGCATATGTCTGGGTTAATAACCGGTTTGTTATTTGCGTTTATTTTTAGATCCCAAATTGCTAAACCCAAAAAATTTGAATGGGAACATAAAGATTTTAATGAAGATAACGACCCTTTTCTAAAACACTTCGATGAAAATGGAAATTTTATAGAATTACCAGAACCAGAAGTAGAGGAGGAGCAACCTACCGTAATTTATACTTATAAAGAAAATAAAGATTAA
- a CDS encoding replication-associated recombination protein A, translating into MNEPLAERLRPKTLDDYISQSHLVGKNGTLTQHIKQGLIPSMIFWGPPGIGKTTLANIIATESGRPFYTLSAINSGVKDIRDVIDKAKQSGGLFTVKNPILFIDEIHRFSKSQQDSLLQAVEKGWITLIGATTENPSFEVIPALLSRCQVYILNAFDKTDLETLLNRAIKNDVYLSKKNITLQETNALLRLSGGDARKLLNIFELIVNSEGSDHVVITDTSVLEKIQNNTARYDKTGEQHYDIISAFIKSIRGSDPNGAVYWLARMIEGGEDVKFIARRLLILASEDIGNANPTALVIANNAFQAVTAIGYPESRIILSQCATYLACSPKSNAAYMAIGKAQQVVRETGDLSVPLEIRNAPTKLMKELGYGDNYKYAHNYENNFANQEFLPDLIKNTTFYEPGKNAREEAHRTFLKERWKDKYNY; encoded by the coding sequence GTGAACGAACCTTTAGCAGAACGATTACGACCTAAAACCTTAGACGACTATATTAGCCAATCGCATTTGGTTGGTAAAAATGGTACGCTAACCCAACATATAAAACAGGGTTTAATTCCGTCTATGATTTTCTGGGGACCACCAGGTATAGGAAAAACTACACTCGCAAATATTATTGCAACCGAGTCTGGACGCCCATTTTACACGCTAAGCGCCATTAATTCGGGTGTGAAGGATATTCGCGATGTTATTGATAAAGCAAAGCAAAGCGGCGGCTTATTTACGGTTAAAAACCCCATTTTATTTATCGATGAAATTCATAGGTTTAGTAAATCGCAACAAGACTCGCTCCTGCAAGCCGTAGAAAAAGGTTGGATTACACTTATTGGCGCTACCACCGAAAACCCAAGTTTCGAAGTAATACCGGCACTCCTTTCGCGTTGTCAGGTTTATATTTTAAATGCCTTCGATAAAACCGATTTAGAAACGCTTTTAAACCGAGCTATAAAAAACGACGTTTATCTGTCTAAAAAAAATATAACGCTCCAAGAAACCAATGCCCTATTGCGCCTTTCTGGTGGCGATGCCAGAAAGCTTTTAAATATTTTTGAGCTTATTGTTAATTCTGAAGGCTCAGACCATGTCGTTATTACCGATACGAGTGTGCTAGAGAAAATACAAAACAACACCGCCAGATACGATAAAACAGGCGAACAACATTACGACATTATTTCGGCATTTATTAAGTCCATTCGTGGCAGCGACCCCAACGGAGCGGTTTACTGGTTGGCACGAATGATTGAAGGCGGCGAAGATGTTAAATTTATTGCCCGCCGTTTACTCATTTTAGCCAGCGAAGATATAGGCAACGCCAACCCAACGGCCTTGGTTATTGCCAACAACGCATTTCAAGCGGTAACGGCCATTGGCTACCCAGAATCTCGAATTATATTAAGTCAGTGTGCCACGTATTTAGCATGTTCGCCCAAAAGCAACGCCGCCTATATGGCAATTGGTAAAGCACAACAGGTTGTTCGAGAAACAGGCGATTTATCGGTGCCTTTAGAAATTAGGAATGCGCCCACCAAGCTAATGAAAGAACTCGGTTATGGCGATAATTACAAGTATGCACACAATTACGAAAACAATTTTGCCAATCAGGAGTTTTTGCCAGACCTTATAAAAAACACCACCTTTTACGAACCGGGAAAAAATGCGCGCGAAGAAGCCCACAGAACATTTTTAAAAGAACGCTGGAAAGATAAATACAATTATTAG
- a CDS encoding YjjG family noncanonical pyrimidine nucleotidase — protein MKINGITDVFFDLDHTLWDFDKNSALTFSKIFNLNNIQVDLAEFLKHYNEINFNYWKLYRDEKIAKEKLRFGRLNDTFTAINHKVEEATFYKLSEDYITYLTDNNYLFENTIEILNYLSDRYHLHILSNGFEEVQNKKLLKSNIHHYFKTIVNGETFGVKKPNPKIFYYAIEKAQTTADKSVMIGDGFEADILGAIDVGMEVVYFDEFKKSNHANIRTINNLIELKNYL, from the coding sequence ATGAAAATTAATGGTATAACAGATGTGTTTTTCGATTTAGACCACACACTTTGGGATTTCGATAAAAATTCGGCATTAACTTTTAGTAAGATTTTTAATTTAAATAATATTCAGGTTGATTTAGCTGAATTTTTAAAGCATTACAACGAAATTAACTTTAATTATTGGAAGCTATATCGTGATGAAAAAATAGCAAAAGAAAAATTACGTTTCGGACGATTGAACGACACATTTACAGCCATAAACCATAAAGTTGAAGAAGCTACTTTTTATAAATTATCTGAAGATTATATAACTTATTTAACAGATAACAATTACTTGTTTGAAAACACCATAGAAATATTAAATTATTTAAGCGATAGATACCATTTGCATATTTTGTCTAATGGGTTTGAAGAGGTACAGAACAAGAAATTATTAAAATCTAATATTCATCATTATTTTAAAACCATTGTAAACGGGGAAACCTTTGGCGTAAAGAAACCCAACCCTAAAATATTTTATTATGCTATTGAGAAAGCCCAAACTACTGCCGATAAAAGTGTTATGATTGGAGATGGTTTTGAAGCAGATATTCTTGGAGCTATTGATGTAGGCATGGAAGTGGTATATTTTGATGAGTTTAAAAAATCTAACCACGCTAATATTAGAACCATTAATAATTTAATTGAACTAAAAAACTACTTATAA
- a CDS encoding polysaccharide deacetylase family protein, whose product MSYTKQPLSHEFFVKSHDILFEQGLNDIEINVLKWEDTKCFFFNGDKSALPFDIFAASFYMLSRYEEYLPHVKDEYGRFVATESLAFKKGFLQQPVVDIWAYKFKEALSLQFPEYEFSKKEYSIKPIIDVPSAFHFKSKGIMRTFGGTIKDFFKLKFKSLYNRYMVLFGLKHDPYDTFKYLINKQKQSKFKFLFFFLIGDFSTYDKGINPNNKHLISLIKHVADYSDVGLKASYFALENLLVLKKEKLKMEEIINIPLKASRQSFSKLNLPESYRNLIELEIQEDYTMGYVNQIGFRAGSCTPFLFYDLDYEIQTPLKIHSYHIMDYSLLKTNSMLDKKKVLLDVINEVKKVNGEFIPVFHNYTFSDIERWKGFKELFNIILDSVDEN is encoded by the coding sequence ATGTCGTACACAAAGCAACCGCTTAGTCATGAGTTTTTTGTTAAAAGTCACGATATATTATTTGAGCAAGGTTTAAACGATATAGAAATAAATGTTTTAAAATGGGAGGATACAAAATGTTTCTTTTTTAACGGCGATAAAAGTGCGTTACCCTTCGATATTTTTGCGGCGTCTTTTTATATGTTATCCAGGTATGAAGAATATTTGCCTCATGTAAAAGACGAGTACGGCCGATTTGTAGCCACCGAAAGTTTAGCTTTTAAAAAAGGATTTTTACAGCAACCCGTTGTCGATATCTGGGCCTATAAGTTTAAAGAAGCCTTAAGTTTACAATTTCCAGAGTACGAATTCTCAAAAAAAGAGTATAGCATAAAACCAATTATAGATGTGCCAAGCGCTTTTCATTTTAAAAGTAAAGGCATCATGAGAACATTTGGAGGCACTATAAAAGATTTTTTCAAGCTAAAATTTAAGAGTTTATACAACAGGTATATGGTGCTTTTTGGTTTAAAGCATGACCCCTACGACACGTTTAAATATCTTATAAACAAGCAAAAACAAAGTAAATTTAAGTTTTTGTTTTTCTTTTTAATTGGCGATTTTTCTACTTACGATAAGGGTATTAACCCTAATAATAAGCATTTAATCTCCTTAATAAAACACGTGGCCGATTACAGCGATGTTGGTCTAAAGGCTTCCTATTTTGCTTTAGAAAATTTATTGGTTTTAAAGAAAGAAAAACTTAAAATGGAAGAAATAATTAACATTCCATTAAAGGCATCAAGACAGTCGTTTTCTAAACTTAATTTGCCCGAGTCTTACAGAAATTTAATAGAATTAGAAATTCAGGAAGATTACACAATGGGTTACGTTAATCAAATAGGGTTTCGAGCCGGATCTTGTACGCCCTTTTTATTTTACGATTTAGATTACGAAATTCAAACCCCGTTAAAAATCCATTCGTATCATATTATGGATTATAGTTTGCTTAAAACAAATTCAATGTTAGATAAGAAAAAAGTGCTGCTGGATGTTATAAATGAAGTTAAAAAAGTAAATGGCGAGTTTATTCCCGTATTTCATAATTATACCTTTAGCGACATAGAACGCTGGAAAGGATTTAAAGAATTGTTTAATATAATTTTAGATTCTGTTGATGAAAATTAA
- the radC gene encoding RadC family protein yields MKEKSTSFSIKNWSQDDRPREKLLAKGKSTLTDAELVAILIGSGNRNESAVTLCKRILASVDNNLNALSKLSVKQLMTFNGIGEAKAISIVAALELGRRRRGEEALEKKKITSSSAVFELMQPVIGELEHEEFWIIYLNNSNKVIQKNQLSKGGITGTLVDVRLVLKIALEVGATGLILSHNHPSGTLKPSEADKQITQKLKNAAQSLDIKVLDHLIITENAYFSFADEGLM; encoded by the coding sequence ATGAAAGAAAAATCAACATCATTCTCCATAAAAAACTGGTCTCAAGACGATCGCCCGAGGGAAAAATTATTAGCCAAAGGAAAATCAACTTTAACCGATGCCGAATTAGTAGCCATATTAATTGGTTCGGGAAACCGCAACGAAAGTGCCGTAACTTTATGCAAACGAATTTTGGCCAGTGTCGATAATAATTTAAATGCCCTTAGTAAGCTATCGGTTAAACAACTCATGACATTTAATGGTATAGGTGAAGCAAAGGCAATTAGCATTGTTGCTGCACTCGAGTTGGGACGCAGAAGGCGCGGGGAGGAGGCGCTAGAAAAGAAAAAAATAACATCAAGCTCGGCGGTATTCGAACTTATGCAACCCGTTATTGGCGAGTTAGAACATGAAGAGTTCTGGATAATTTATTTAAATAATTCGAATAAAGTAATTCAAAAAAATCAATTGAGTAAAGGCGGTATTACTGGCACTTTAGTCGATGTGCGTTTGGTTTTAAAAATAGCTTTAGAGGTAGGAGCGACGGGTTTAATTCTGTCTCATAATCATCCTTCGGGGACACTAAAACCCAGTGAAGCCGATAAGCAAATTACGCAAAAGCTTAAAAATGCTGCACAAAGTTTAGATATTAAAGTGCTAGACCACTTAATTATAACAGAAAATGCATACTTTAGTTTTGCCGATGAAGGCCTTATGTAA
- a CDS encoding DUF1569 domain-containing protein — MKSIFEKDAYQEITNRLNNLTSQNKAKWGKMNVTEMLSHCRKPFEVALQEVTIEKPNIVMRLLFKMVSPSLYNDKPWKQGLPTAKEFIEHIDNSAFEAQKNLLKSKIEQISQSEAFFKPSKVHPYFGKFNSEQWGKSFYKHLDHHFRQFGV; from the coding sequence ATGAAATCAATTTTTGAAAAAGACGCTTACCAGGAAATTACAAACAGATTAAACAATCTTACCAGCCAAAACAAGGCGAAATGGGGTAAAATGAATGTTACCGAAATGCTTTCCCACTGCAGAAAACCATTTGAAGTCGCCTTACAGGAAGTAACAATCGAAAAACCAAACATTGTAATGAGGTTATTATTTAAAATGGTAAGCCCCAGTCTATATAACGACAAACCCTGGAAACAAGGCTTGCCAACTGCTAAAGAATTTATTGAACACATAGACAACAGTGCTTTCGAAGCACAAAAGAACCTACTAAAATCTAAAATTGAACAAATAAGTCAATCTGAAGCTTTTTTCAAACCATCGAAGGTTCATCCGTACTTTGGGAAATTTAATTCAGAACAATGGGGCAAATCATTTTACAAACATTTAGATCATCATTTCAGACAATTTGGAGTTTAG
- a CDS encoding FMN-binding negative transcriptional regulator: MSTYPPKQHQDNNINHMIEVIKHYPLATIISVNQNIPFITHLPLIYNEAGKLIGHIDKFNPQAAFLKNNNPITVIFSGPQCYISPSIYTTNQLPTWNYIKVHLTGTVKAIESKEVLKHSIIKMTEFLEAPLHKYVLEPDNPRMLGALDYINMFEITINSWEGKFKLSQDKKTEDIKNAKAELIRANTESMEHFLNKII; the protein is encoded by the coding sequence ATGAGCACATATCCACCAAAACAGCATCAGGATAACAATATCAATCACATGATAGAAGTAATTAAGCATTATCCTTTAGCGACTATTATTTCTGTTAACCAAAACATTCCCTTTATTACACATTTGCCTTTAATTTATAACGAAGCTGGCAAACTTATTGGCCATATAGATAAATTTAACCCCCAAGCAGCTTTTTTAAAAAATAACAATCCCATAACTGTTATTTTCTCGGGACCGCAATGTTATATCTCGCCAAGCATTTACACCACTAACCAACTACCCACATGGAATTATATAAAAGTCCATCTAACCGGCACAGTAAAAGCGATAGAAAGCAAAGAAGTCTTGAAACATTCCATTATAAAAATGACCGAATTTTTAGAAGCACCATTGCATAAATACGTTTTAGAACCAGATAATCCGCGCATGTTAGGTGCTTTAGATTATATTAATATGTTTGAAATAACCATTAATTCTTGGGAAGGAAAATTTAAACTCTCGCAAGACAAAAAAACAGAAGATATTAAAAACGCTAAAGCTGAGTTAATTCGTGCAAACACAGAAAGCATGGAACACTTTTTAAATAAAATCATTTAA
- a CDS encoding dienelactone hydrolase family protein encodes MKPLNKEDISQDVFDLYDDYAHNKIDRRKFIENLSLYAVGGITVGALLSFITPNYKDTLLVKPNDPNIDSSYIHYESPKGGGTIKGLLSKPKNTTNKLPGIIVVHENRGLNPYIEDVGRRAALEQFISLAPDALTPLGGYPGNDDDGRELQRQRDKNEMLEDFIAAYTYLSQHENCNGHIGVVGFCFGGWIANIMAVKIPNLKASVPFYGGQPSAEETSQIKSALLIQYAGLDTRVNAGWPDYEKALKENNVEHTVYFYDNVNHGFHNNTTPRYDDAAANLAWERTIAFFREKLI; translated from the coding sequence ATGAAACCACTTAACAAGGAAGATATCAGTCAAGACGTTTTTGATTTATACGATGATTACGCACACAATAAAATAGACCGAAGAAAATTTATTGAAAACCTTTCACTTTATGCAGTGGGTGGCATTACTGTTGGAGCGCTTTTGAGTTTTATTACTCCTAATTACAAAGACACCCTTCTTGTTAAGCCAAATGACCCAAATATAGATTCTTCTTATATACATTACGAATCTCCCAAAGGTGGTGGAACAATTAAAGGATTATTATCGAAACCTAAAAACACAACAAATAAACTACCCGGAATTATTGTTGTGCATGAAAACCGAGGCCTCAACCCATACATTGAAGATGTTGGAAGACGTGCGGCTCTCGAACAATTTATATCCTTGGCTCCAGATGCCTTAACACCGCTAGGTGGTTACCCCGGAAATGACGATGATGGCAGAGAATTACAACGCCAACGCGATAAAAATGAGATGTTAGAAGATTTTATTGCTGCCTATACTTATTTATCGCAACATGAAAATTGCAATGGTCATATTGGAGTGGTTGGATTTTGCTTTGGCGGATGGATTGCTAATATTATGGCGGTAAAAATTCCGAATTTAAAAGCCAGCGTACCTTTTTATGGCGGACAGCCAAGCGCCGAAGAAACCTCTCAAATTAAATCGGCTTTACTTATACAATATGCTGGTTTAGACACCAGAGTCAATGCAGGTTGGCCAGATTACGAAAAAGCATTAAAAGAAAACAATGTAGAACATACAGTATATTTTTACGACAACGTTAATCATGGATTTCACAATAATACGACACCAAGATACGATGATGCTGCAGCAAACTTGGCTTGGGAAAGAACCATAGCCTTTTTTAGAGAAAAACTCATATAA
- a CDS encoding OmpA family protein produces MNKKIVLGLFLLFIGAISYAQTKDNPWAIEVGVNAVDVYPVGENSPQGEYFDEFFNWTDHWNIGIPTVKVSKYLGSNFSISARGSYNKLSKWGETATQSSAFVNKLEYYGLDGMINYSFANLEKSPKLEPFIGIGGGYTWIKEGTYNSNGTGGNNFVGAGTLNGSLGLKFWAAKNVGFSLETTYKHSFEEFLTKHWQHSFGVVFKLGKVNEEVAEVSNDDDGDGVPNEFDLCPTVSGPKEFGGCPDSDNDGIPDNLDKCPNVKGDNNGCPAPVKEEVVVKTETKPVVPTNKTIYFDLDSAEVSNNAKVVLDDIVSSLKETSKYNITVEGYADNTGSDSYNKKLSLKRASNVAEYLVSKGLSSSAIEQAGFGEEKPVAPNNTAEGKALNRRAELNIKINF; encoded by the coding sequence ATGAACAAAAAAATTGTATTAGGATTATTTTTGTTATTTATTGGAGCAATCTCTTATGCTCAAACAAAAGATAATCCATGGGCTATCGAAGTAGGCGTTAACGCTGTTGATGTTTATCCTGTTGGAGAAAACTCACCACAAGGAGAATATTTTGATGAATTTTTTAACTGGACAGACCACTGGAATATTGGAATTCCAACCGTAAAAGTTTCAAAGTATTTAGGTAGTAATTTTTCTATTAGTGCCAGAGGGTCTTACAACAAACTTTCAAAATGGGGTGAAACAGCAACCCAAAGTTCAGCTTTTGTAAACAAATTAGAGTATTACGGTTTAGACGGTATGATTAACTACAGTTTCGCTAACCTAGAAAAATCTCCAAAATTAGAACCATTCATTGGTATTGGTGGTGGTTACACTTGGATTAAAGAAGGAACTTATAACTCTAATGGTACTGGAGGTAATAATTTTGTTGGTGCTGGAACATTAAACGGATCGTTAGGTCTTAAATTCTGGGCTGCAAAAAATGTAGGTTTCAGTTTAGAAACTACTTACAAACATTCGTTTGAAGAATTTCTTACTAAGCATTGGCAACACAGCTTTGGCGTTGTTTTCAAATTAGGAAAAGTTAATGAAGAGGTTGCAGAAGTTAGTAACGATGATGACGGCGATGGTGTACCAAATGAATTTGATCTTTGTCCAACTGTAAGCGGTCCTAAAGAGTTTGGTGGTTGTCCAGATTCAGATAACGACGGCATTCCAGATAATTTAGACAAATGTCCAAACGTAAAAGGTGACAATAACGGTTGTCCTGCACCTGTAAAAGAAGAGGTTGTTGTAAAAACAGAAACTAAACCAGTAGTACCTACAAACAAAACGATTTATTTCGATCTTGATAGTGCTGAAGTTTCTAACAACGCTAAAGTGGTATTAGATGATATCGTTTCTTCTTTAAAAGAAACTTCTAAATACAACATTACTGTTGAAGGATATGCAGATAACACTGGTAGTGATTCTTACAACAAAAAACTATCTTTAAAAAGAGCTTCAAATGTAGCTGAATATCTTGTTTCAAAAGGATTATCAAGTAGCGCTATTGAACAAGCTGGTTTTGGTGAAGAAAAACCAGTAGCTCCAAATAACACTGCCGAAGGTAAAGCATTAAACAGAAGAGCAGAATTAAATATTAAAATTAATTTTTAA